In Chloroflexota bacterium, the following are encoded in one genomic region:
- a CDS encoding histidine phosphatase family protein, with protein sequence MHFTLVRHGECLGQTDPQFYTDPDSALSPRGIAQARATAHQLSTEKVTHVISSPLLRALATADAIAAKCAIPQIQVWPELREGFSGCHRGLPRNQLQAQFPRAALAATITEAGWSHGDPDYDAFWLRCQETVNRVRQQFTHQDHVVFVTHGGCGNYLLHILLGIDRRTPLWFELENGSITRARLIPDPQAERPDWPLYPPVPVEITSVNDIAHLTWAPPSQAGGEP encoded by the coding sequence ATGCACTTCACACTGGTTCGCCATGGCGAATGCCTGGGACAAACTGACCCACAGTTCTACACGGACCCCGATAGCGCTTTATCGCCCCGTGGTATCGCGCAAGCGAGAGCGACCGCGCACCAACTCTCCACTGAAAAGGTCACTCACGTAATCAGCAGTCCACTCCTCCGTGCGCTGGCGACTGCTGACGCCATTGCAGCAAAGTGCGCTATCCCACAGATCCAAGTCTGGCCGGAGTTGCGCGAGGGTTTTAGCGGGTGCCATCGTGGTTTACCACGAAACCAACTCCAAGCGCAGTTTCCCCGTGCGGCGCTTGCCGCAACGATCACCGAGGCTGGCTGGAGCCATGGCGATCCGGATTACGACGCCTTCTGGCTGCGTTGCCAGGAGACCGTCAATCGCGTGCGTCAACAGTTTACGCATCAGGATCATGTCGTATTCGTGACCCACGGTGGCTGTGGGAACTACCTCTTGCATATCCTGCTCGGTATCGATCGCCGCACGCCGCTATGGTTCGAACTGGAGAACGGATCAATTACCCGAGCGCGTCTCATCCCTGATCCCCAGGCGGAGCGTCCGGATTGGCCGCTCTATCCACCGGTGCCGGTCGAGATCACAAGCGTCAACGACATTGCACATCTTACGTGGGCACCGCCATCTCAAGCCGGTGGAGAGCCGTGA